A section of the Clostridium omnivorum genome encodes:
- the nifJ gene encoding pyruvate:ferredoxin (flavodoxin) oxidoreductase, with the protein MRKMKTMDGNTAAAHVSYAFTDVAAIYPITPSSPMAEHVDEWVSQGRKNIFGQTVKVMEMQSEAGAAGAVHGSLQAGALTTTYTASQGLLLMIPNMYKIAGELLPGVLHVSARALAANSLNIFGDHQDVMACRQTGFAMLAESSVQQVMDLGAVAHLAAIKGRVPFVNFFDGFRTSHEVQKIEVLEYDELKDLVDMDEVNAFRRRALNPDHPVTRGTAQNPDIYFQEREVSNKYYEALPEIVESYMAEITKITGREYHLFNYYGAPDAERMIIAMGSVCDAIEETIDYLMSKGEKVGLLNVHLYRPFSLEHFFKYIPSTVKSIAVLDRTKEPGSIGEPLYLDVKNAFYGREHQPVIVGGRYGLGSKDTVPAHILPVFENLKSANPKNGFTIAIVDDVTNTSLPVGEDIDTTPAGTKACKFWGLGSDGTVGANKSAIKIIGDHTDMYAQGYFAYDSKKSGGITVSHLRFGKTPIKSPYLINKADFVACHNQSYVYKYNVLEGLKKGAKFLLNTVWTPEEVETHLPASYKRFIAENNIEFYTLNAVKIAQEIGLGGRINMIMQSAFFKISNVIPVEDAIKYLKDAVVTSYGKKGQKVVDMNNAAIDKGVESIVKINVPDSWKDAVEEAAATVAIPEFISKIVNPMNRQEGDKLPVSAFIGMEDGTFPQGTAAYEKRGVAINVPEWDVDKCIQCNQCSFVCPHAAIRPVLLTEEEAAKAPSALKVKAATGAKELKFAIAVSQLDCTGCGNCADICPAKEKALVMKPLESQLDKTVAWDYAMKVSPKANPMSKFSVKGSQFEQPLLEFSGACGGCMETSYAKLVTQLFGDRMMIANATGCSSIWGASAPATPYTVNHRGHGPSWANSLFEDNAEFGLGMFLGVQQTRDRLAATVKEVLAGNASDELKAALKDWLDNMNVGEGSRERADRVIAAIEAENCDCASVKEIYENRDFLVKRSNWIFGGDGWAYDIGYGGLDHVLASGEDVNVFVFDTEVYSNTGGQSSKATPTAAIAKFAASGKNTKKKDLGMMAMSYGYVYVAQVSMGADKNQTLKAIAEAEAYPGPSLIIGYSPCINHGLKNGMGKSQLEGKRAVECGYWANYRYNPALKEAGKNPFSLDSKEPTADFREFLMGEVRYASLAKQFPEAADALFEKTQKDAMERLENYKKLAGL; encoded by the coding sequence ACTCACTTAACATATTTGGTGACCACCAAGACGTTATGGCTTGCAGACAAACTGGTTTTGCAATGCTTGCAGAAAGTTCAGTACAACAAGTTATGGATCTAGGAGCAGTTGCTCACTTAGCAGCTATAAAAGGAAGAGTTCCATTTGTTAACTTCTTTGATGGATTCAGAACATCACACGAAGTTCAAAAAATAGAAGTTTTAGAATATGATGAATTAAAAGATTTAGTAGATATGGATGAAGTTAATGCTTTCAGAAGAAGAGCATTAAATCCAGATCATCCAGTAACTCGTGGTACTGCTCAAAACCCAGATATATATTTCCAAGAAAGAGAAGTTTCAAACAAGTACTACGAAGCACTTCCAGAAATAGTTGAAAGCTACATGGCTGAAATAACTAAGATAACAGGAAGAGAATATCACTTATTCAATTACTATGGAGCACCAGATGCTGAAAGAATGATAATAGCTATGGGTTCTGTATGTGATGCTATAGAAGAAACAATAGATTATTTAATGTCTAAGGGAGAAAAAGTTGGTTTATTAAATGTTCACTTATATAGACCATTCTCATTAGAACATTTCTTCAAATATATACCAAGTACTGTTAAGAGCATAGCTGTTCTTGATAGGACTAAGGAGCCAGGATCAATTGGAGAACCATTATACCTAGATGTTAAAAATGCATTCTATGGTAGAGAACATCAACCAGTAATCGTTGGAGGAAGATATGGATTAGGTTCAAAAGACACTGTTCCAGCACACATTCTTCCAGTGTTCGAAAACTTAAAATCAGCAAATCCAAAGAATGGATTTACAATTGCTATAGTTGATGATGTAACTAATACTTCATTACCAGTTGGAGAAGATATAGATACAACACCAGCAGGAACTAAAGCTTGTAAGTTCTGGGGTCTTGGATCAGATGGTACTGTTGGAGCTAACAAGAGTGCTATAAAGATCATTGGTGACCATACAGACATGTATGCACAAGGATACTTTGCATATGACTCAAAGAAATCAGGAGGAATAACAGTTTCTCACTTAAGATTTGGTAAGACTCCAATTAAGTCCCCATACTTAATAAACAAAGCTGATTTCGTAGCTTGTCATAACCAATCCTACGTTTACAAGTATAACGTATTAGAAGGATTAAAGAAGGGCGCTAAATTCTTACTAAATACAGTTTGGACACCTGAAGAAGTTGAAACTCACTTGCCAGCTTCATATAAGAGATTTATTGCTGAAAACAACATTGAATTCTATACATTAAATGCTGTTAAAATAGCTCAAGAAATTGGACTTGGCGGAAGAATCAACATGATAATGCAATCTGCATTCTTCAAGATTTCTAACGTTATTCCAGTTGAAGATGCTATCAAATACTTAAAAGATGCAGTTGTAACTTCTTATGGTAAGAAGGGACAAAAAGTTGTTGATATGAACAATGCTGCTATCGATAAGGGTGTTGAATCAATAGTTAAAATAAATGTTCCAGATTCATGGAAAGATGCTGTAGAAGAAGCAGCTGCAACAGTTGCTATTCCAGAATTCATAAGCAAGATTGTTAACCCAATGAACAGACAAGAAGGAGACAAACTTCCTGTAAGTGCATTCATAGGAATGGAAGATGGTACATTCCCACAAGGAACTGCTGCTTATGAAAAGAGAGGCGTAGCTATAAATGTTCCTGAATGGGATGTGGACAAGTGTATACAATGTAACCAATGTTCATTTGTATGTCCACATGCTGCAATAAGACCAGTACTTTTAACTGAAGAAGAAGCTGCAAAAGCTCCATCAGCATTAAAAGTTAAAGCTGCAACAGGTGCTAAGGAACTTAAGTTTGCTATAGCTGTATCTCAACTTGATTGTACAGGATGCGGAAACTGCGCTGATATTTGTCCAGCTAAGGAAAAAGCTCTTGTTATGAAGCCACTTGAAAGTCAATTAGATAAGACTGTGGCATGGGATTATGCTATGAAGGTATCACCTAAAGCAAATCCAATGAGCAAGTTCAGTGTGAAGGGAAGCCAATTCGAACAGCCATTACTTGAGTTCTCAGGTGCATGCGGTGGTTGTATGGAAACTTCATACGCTAAGCTTGTGACACAATTATTCGGTGACAGAATGATGATAGCTAATGCTACTGGATGTTCGTCAATCTGGGGAGCATCAGCACCAGCAACTCCATACACTGTTAACCACAGAGGACACGGACCATCATGGGCTAACTCATTATTTGAAGATAATGCTGAATTTGGTCTTGGAATGTTCCTAGGAGTTCAACAAACAAGAGATAGATTAGCTGCAACTGTAAAAGAAGTTTTAGCTGGAAATGCAAGCGATGAATTAAAAGCTGCTCTAAAGGATTGGTTAGACAACATGAATGTTGGAGAAGGATCAAGAGAAAGAGCTGATAGAGTAATAGCTGCAATTGAAGCTGAAAATTGTGATTGCGCGAGTGTTAAAGAAATATATGAAAATAGAGATTTCTTAGTTAAGAGATCAAACTGGATCTTTGGTGGAGACGGTTGGGCATATGACATCGGATACGGTGGATTAGACCACGTTCTTGCATCAGGAGAAGACGTAAATGTATTCGTATTTGATACAGAAGTTTACTCAAATACTGGTGGACAATCTTCAAAAGCTACTCCAACAGCTGCAATAGCTAAATTTGCTGCTAGTGGAAAGAACACTAAGAAAAAAGACCTTGGAATGATGGCTATGAGCTATGGCTACGTTTATGTAGCTCAAGTATCCATGGGTGCTGATAAGAACCAAACATTAAAAGCTATAGCTGAAGCTGAAGCATATCCAGGACCATCATTAATAATTGGTTACTCACCATGTATTAATCACGGATTAAAGAATGGTATGGGCAAGAGCCAATTAGAAGGCAAGAGAGCAGTTGAATGTGGATACTGGGCTAATTACAGATACAATCCAGCATTAAAAGAAGCAGGAAAGAATCCATTCAGCTTAGATTCAAAGGAACCAACTGCAGACTTTAGAGAATTCTTAATGGGCGAAGTAAGATACGCTTCACTTGCTAAGCAATTCCCAGAAGCAGCAGATGCATTATTTGAAAAGACTCAAAAAGATGCTATGGAAAGACTTGAAAACTACAAGAAACTTGCTGGTCTATAA
- a CDS encoding HAD-IB family hydrolase, which yields MEKLAIFDVDYTLTKKETLAQLYMFMMKKNPSFIIHAPRSFFSAFLYALKFFDAKRAKENFITFIEGIKEEDMQRLVKEFYEEKLSKILYEDAIKMIKKLKGEGFKVYLISASPEFYLNELYNIKEVDKIIGTKFRCSNGIYSRKMEGENCKGEEKVRRLKEELKKDNIEVDFKNSYMFSDSLADKPLFDLVGNPFLINYKKGHDKIKILNWK from the coding sequence ATGGAGAAACTAGCGATATTTGATGTAGATTATACATTAACAAAAAAGGAAACCCTTGCACAGCTTTATATGTTTATGATGAAAAAGAATCCAAGCTTTATAATTCATGCTCCTAGAAGCTTTTTCTCTGCATTTCTATATGCACTTAAGTTTTTTGATGCTAAAAGGGCTAAGGAAAATTTTATAACTTTCATTGAAGGCATTAAAGAAGAAGATATGCAGAGGCTTGTTAAGGAATTTTATGAAGAGAAGCTTAGCAAAATATTATATGAAGATGCGATTAAAATGATAAAAAAGTTAAAAGGTGAAGGTTTTAAGGTTTATTTAATATCCGCATCCCCTGAATTCTATTTGAATGAGCTTTATAATATAAAGGAAGTGGATAAAATAATAGGAACTAAGTTTCGATGCAGTAACGGTATTTATAGTAGAAAAATGGAAGGCGAAAATTGTAAGGGAGAAGAAAAGGTTAGAAGATTAAAAGAAGAACTAAAAAAAGATAATATAGAAGTTGATTTTAAAAATTCTTACATGTTTTCAGATTCTTTAGCAGATAAACCTTTATTTGATCTAGTGGGAAATCCGTTTTTAATTAATTATAAAAAAGGTCACGATAAAATTAAAATATTAAATTGGAAGTAA
- a CDS encoding chemotaxis protein CheD — MENREIKVGIADLNVANSPDKLITVGLGSCIGIALYDKFRGIGGLAHIMLPDSSQFNNVTNPHKFADLAIPVLIQRMEELGATKRNIRAKIAGGASMFNFSDKSMIMDVGNRNGLAVKMALEKLSIPILSEDIGGNKGRTMVFDTLNGVVQIKTVGMGIKEI; from the coding sequence ATGGAAAATAGAGAAATTAAAGTAGGGATTGCAGATTTAAATGTTGCTAATTCTCCAGATAAGCTAATTACAGTGGGACTTGGCTCATGTATTGGCATAGCATTATACGATAAATTTAGAGGTATAGGTGGACTCGCACATATAATGCTGCCGGATAGTTCTCAATTTAATAACGTAACTAATCCGCATAAATTTGCAGATTTAGCTATTCCAGTACTTATTCAAAGAATGGAAGAGCTTGGAGCTACTAAAAGAAATATTAGAGCAAAAATCGCCGGTGGTGCTTCAATGTTCAACTTTTCAGATAAGAGTATGATAATGGATGTTGGAAATAGAAATGGTTTAGCTGTAAAAATGGCACTAGAAAAGCTTTCTATTCCAATTTTAAGCGAAGATATTGGTGGAAACAAAGGAAGAACAATGGTTTTCGATACTTTAAATGGAGTTGTTCAAATAAAGACAGTAGGTATGGGTATAAAAGAAATATAA
- a CDS encoding DUF1292 domain-containing protein, with translation MIDEKIYNNPEEENCGCGCGCGDHEEGDCGCNEDEGCGCGCEGHDHDHGSMVVDLEDENGNVVACEVVDGFTYKENDYILVQHPEDGSVFLFKVEGEQGELVIPDDAEFDEVSKYYEQSMNDEE, from the coding sequence ATGATAGACGAAAAAATATACAATAATCCTGAGGAGGAAAACTGCGGTTGCGGCTGCGGCTGTGGAGATCATGAAGAAGGCGATTGCGGATGCAATGAAGATGAAGGATGTGGCTGTGGTTGTGAAGGTCATGATCATGACCATGGTTCAATGGTAGTAGATCTTGAAGACGAAAATGGAAATGTAGTTGCATGTGAAGTAGTTGATGGATTTACATATAAAGAAAATGATTATATACTTGTTCAACACCCAGAGGACGGCTCAGTTTTCCTATTTAAAGTTGAGGGAGAACAAGGCGAATTAGTAATACCTGATGACGCAGAGTTTGATGAAGTGTCCAAGTATTATGAACAATCAATGAATGACGAAGAATAA
- a CDS encoding aminotransferase class IV, with protein sequence MSECVNKLFLQDFKELSTNDFDEALISKGTSIYEVIRVMDGVPLFLERHLERLKKSANIVKLKLWLTDSEVREQIRRLIKLNGTKDGNVKIVFNYSDKNSFLVYFLAHHYPKEDQYLNGVPTIIYHGERSNPNAKIINHNFRHEVEKKISESEVYEAILVDNNGCITEGSKSNIFMVKNNSVITAPIETVLPGITRQVIKEICMNLDIELKEQKIKEIEIKTLDALFITGTSPKVLPISKVDSLNFKSSANSIVLSIMRAYNKIIEDYIKSQK encoded by the coding sequence ATGAGCGAATGTGTAAATAAATTATTTCTCCAAGATTTTAAAGAATTAAGTACAAATGATTTTGATGAAGCTTTGATTTCAAAGGGTACTTCAATATACGAAGTTATTAGAGTTATGGATGGGGTACCGTTATTTTTAGAGAGGCACTTAGAAAGACTGAAAAAGTCAGCAAATATAGTAAAACTTAAGTTATGGCTTACAGATAGCGAAGTAAGAGAGCAGATTAGAAGGCTGATCAAATTAAATGGAACTAAAGATGGAAACGTAAAAATAGTGTTTAATTATAGCGACAAAAATTCATTTTTAGTATACTTTTTAGCACATCATTATCCTAAAGAAGACCAATATCTTAACGGGGTACCAACAATTATTTATCATGGTGAAAGAAGTAACCCTAATGCTAAAATTATAAACCATAATTTTAGGCATGAAGTTGAAAAGAAAATTAGCGAAAGTGAAGTATATGAAGCTATATTAGTGGACAATAATGGTTGTATTACCGAAGGAAGTAAGTCTAATATTTTTATGGTGAAGAATAATAGCGTTATTACTGCGCCTATTGAAACAGTTTTGCCTGGTATAACTAGACAAGTAATAAAGGAAATATGCATGAATTTAGATATAGAGCTGAAAGAGCAGAAAATTAAGGAGATTGAGATTAAAACGCTTGATGCTCTTTTTATAACTGGAACATCTCCAAAAGTATTGCCTATAAGTAAAGTGGATAGTCTTAATTTTAAGTCCTCAGCTAATTCTATTGTCTTATCCATTATGAGGGCTTATAATAAAATTATAGAAGATTATATAAAAAGCCAAAAATAG
- a CDS encoding chemotaxis protein CheW has product MSDKEIKVLIFCINGEYYATDIMEVERILGYEEPTKLPDSPIFVEGVINYEGNILPIISMARRFNLPLSEKSNDCKIIVSKQQESKVGIIVDVVSEVRDVKVENIETPPEIVAGISKRYMKGLIKIDNKIIIFLNLSTILTDEEKRQI; this is encoded by the coding sequence ATGAGTGACAAGGAAATTAAAGTATTGATTTTTTGTATTAATGGGGAATACTATGCTACTGATATTATGGAAGTCGAAAGAATTTTAGGATATGAAGAGCCTACAAAACTTCCTGATTCTCCAATTTTTGTTGAGGGAGTTATAAATTATGAGGGTAACATATTACCGATAATATCTATGGCAAGAAGATTTAATTTGCCACTTAGCGAAAAGAGTAATGATTGTAAAATAATAGTATCAAAACAACAAGAAAGTAAAGTTGGAATAATTGTTGACGTTGTTTCAGAAGTAAGAGACGTTAAAGTAGAAAATATAGAGACTCCACCAGAAATAGTTGCAGGAATATCAAAGAGATATATGAAGGGTCTTATTAAGATAGATAATAAGATTATTATATTTTTAAATCTTTCAACTATTTTAACCGATGAAGAAAAAAGACAAATATAA
- a CDS encoding flagellar assembly protein A — protein MNKTYTCSTIDECLEQASKELGIPKHSLDYSIEEETKLFFRKSCTISVKIEEASKEDVLSGSASIKDGKIIVKNPCEGKQAAIIRASKDVRLVINDKEVVNSVEIYENSKIEYFFSETKSERLMNIRISDNRMEAYLDIKYIPEIVFKLKDTKETNTLILESDIKEKKYPPRFSKDEIKEELKKHGIINGVIEENVNECIKKDEINNLVIAKGQPMQDDEDDVVEIKFAMDNDLKKLSEDNNGRVDFKSIGSINAVLQGDVVARLIKGKEGTDGKDVFGNIKKHKAGKKINLTAGQGCILKDNTTVIAAIQGKPCIKNNTCYVFQLHEVSKDVDMSTGNIKFVGDVLVNGTVREGMKVESGNAANIKGNVERAEIIAKGDINIDGNIIFSSVNAGGEDNEKLNFLKTLEGFSILLKALIDNIEEIKKFNLLGYDKTDGQIIKVLMDTKFKTLSKICLNLLAQSALINHQEGKKNDSLTEAIRGQLMGLAPLKIKHYSELFGIIDILKNKIEIYKNTLALPVNIKIGYCQDSSIKSSGNIMVVGKGTYVSNLEAHQGIYFLTEGSVVRGGSLRASTEIKCKVVGSQGGVTTRLIVDDGGQIWMDTAYENTIVGIGMREQAIDVPSKNVHAFLDTNGDLIVERLNL, from the coding sequence ATGAACAAAACCTACACTTGCAGTACGATAGATGAATGCTTGGAGCAGGCAAGTAAAGAACTCGGTATACCAAAGCATTCCCTCGACTATAGTATTGAAGAAGAAACTAAGCTTTTTTTTAGAAAAAGCTGTACTATTTCAGTAAAAATAGAAGAGGCATCTAAAGAGGATGTTTTAAGTGGTAGTGCAAGTATAAAAGATGGTAAAATAATCGTTAAAAATCCTTGCGAAGGAAAGCAAGCTGCAATAATTAGAGCATCAAAGGATGTAAGGCTTGTTATTAATGATAAAGAAGTTGTAAATTCAGTAGAGATTTATGAGAATAGTAAAATTGAGTACTTTTTTAGTGAGACAAAATCAGAAAGATTAATGAACATTAGAATAAGTGATAACAGAATGGAAGCATATTTGGATATTAAATATATACCAGAAATAGTTTTCAAGCTTAAGGATACTAAGGAAACAAACACCCTCATTTTAGAGTCAGATATAAAAGAAAAAAAGTATCCACCAAGATTTAGTAAAGATGAAATAAAAGAAGAGTTAAAAAAACATGGAATTATTAATGGTGTTATAGAAGAAAATGTTAATGAATGCATCAAAAAAGATGAAATTAATAATTTGGTTATTGCAAAAGGTCAGCCAATGCAGGATGACGAAGATGATGTAGTTGAAATAAAGTTTGCAATGGATAACGATTTGAAAAAACTTTCGGAAGATAATAATGGAAGAGTAGACTTTAAAAGCATTGGCTCAATTAATGCAGTTCTGCAAGGCGATGTGGTAGCCAGATTGATAAAAGGTAAAGAAGGCACAGATGGCAAGGATGTTTTTGGAAATATAAAAAAGCATAAAGCAGGGAAGAAAATTAATTTAACTGCTGGCCAAGGATGTATTTTAAAAGATAATACTACAGTAATAGCAGCTATCCAAGGAAAGCCTTGCATAAAGAATAATACCTGCTATGTTTTTCAGCTTCATGAGGTTTCAAAGGATGTAGATATGTCTACAGGAAACATAAAGTTTGTTGGTGACGTTTTAGTTAATGGTACAGTTAGAGAAGGTATGAAGGTAGAGTCAGGTAATGCAGCTAATATTAAAGGAAATGTGGAAAGAGCGGAAATTATAGCAAAAGGTGATATCAACATTGATGGAAATATTATATTTTCCTCAGTTAATGCTGGCGGAGAAGATAATGAAAAACTAAACTTTTTAAAGACTTTGGAAGGTTTTAGTATTTTACTTAAGGCATTAATTGACAATATCGAGGAAATCAAAAAGTTTAATTTATTAGGATATGATAAAACAGATGGACAAATAATTAAAGTTTTAATGGATACTAAATTTAAAACTCTTAGTAAGATATGTTTAAACCTATTAGCACAATCGGCTTTAATTAACCATCAAGAAGGTAAAAAGAATGATAGTCTTACAGAAGCTATTAGAGGCCAATTAATGGGACTAGCACCACTTAAAATAAAGCATTATAGTGAACTGTTTGGAATAATTGATATTTTAAAAAATAAGATTGAAATTTATAAAAATACCTTGGCACTACCTGTTAATATAAAAATAGGGTATTGTCAGGATTCATCTATAAAGAGTTCTGGAAACATAATGGTGGTTGGAAAAGGTACCTATGTTTCTAATTTGGAGGCTCACCAAGGCATTTACTTCCTGACAGAAGGTAGTGTAGTACGAGGTGGTTCTTTAAGAGCATCAACTGAGATAAAGTGCAAGGTAGTTGGGAGTCAAGGTGGTGTGACTACTAGACTTATAGTTGATGATGGTGGGCAAATTTGGATGGATACAGCATATGAAAACACTATAGTTGGAATTGGAATGAGAGAACAAGCAATTGATGTACCAAGTAAAAATGTACATGCTTTTTTAGATACTAATGGTGATTTGATAGTTGAAAGATTAAATTTATAG